The genomic region GGTATGGGTATCGAGTAAATAAAAAGGGGGCCTTGAGCCCCCTTCCCAAAAGAAATCGCCGCGTCCACTAAATCGCCCAGTAATGGTACTTTGTTATATAAAAAGTTTCCATTAATTAGGAGGTCTTATGGCCCAAGAAAAAGTTCTTTTTAAGTCTGAAGAGCCCAAGTCTTTAGCTGAAGTGGCTGATTTTTTGAAAACTCTGGCTGAAAAAATCGTGCAAGGGAAAATAACTCTTCGTAAAGGTTCAGAAGAAATTACCCTGGCCATACCTGAAAACGTTATTCTGGAAATAAAAGCCGAAGAAAAAATCAAGACCTCGAAAACAAAATATTCCCTTGAAATTGAAATAGAATGGAAAGAGGGAGAAACCGAAGGCCCTTTAACTCTCGGTTAAAGTTCAAAGGTTAAGAAATCTATGGCCAGAATAATTTCGCCGTCATAGAAGGCCCGACAGGGAGAAATAAGATCTGTCTCATCGCAGGGTGGATAAAAATGGGTAAGCATTAATTTTTTAACCCGAGCCTCACCGGCAATGCGTCCGCAAAGGCTCGGAGTAAGATGGCCTTCTTTTTTCATGCCCTCAGGGGCCGAACACTCAAGGATTAAAAGATCTGCCTCGTGGGCCAGTTTTACCAAGTTTTCTGTGTAATCCGTATCTCCTGAGTAAACTAGGCTTTTCCCCTGGTATTCAAAACGATAGGCCAGGCTTTCAGGATTATGCTTGACCGGGGCCGAGCGCACGGTAAAAGGTGGGCACATAAAGGCCGCTTCGTAAGTACAAGACAGCTCCTGAATTTCGAGTAGTCCAAGAGGGGGAACCACCCATTTCCCAAAAGCACTTTTTAGCCCTTCAAAAAAAGAAGAAAAACCGTCTCCAGCTACTAAAAGAAACGGCTTTTGCCTGTTATATCCCAAAGAATAGCGGGTAGCAAAGAAAAAGGGTATCAAATCTGTAACATGATCTGGGTGGAAATGGCTTAAGAATATAGCGTCAATATCTGGCAAAGTTAAACCTGTTTTCAATATACGTGGAATAGTCCCAGGGCCAATGTCAAGAAGGATATTTTCCTTTTCGATTTGCAAAAGATAACCGGGGGCTCCACGTTCCAGACGCGGCCAGCCGGTCCCAGAGCCTAAAACTGTAAGCCTCATGCCCGTGCCTCCAGAAAAAACCTGATATTTTCGGCAAGGCTTTTTAGAGAGTCACTGGTATTAAGCTGAGAAATCACAGCCTCAGCCACTTCAAACTCACCTTTTAATTGTATATATAGCAAAGCCAAATAGCCCAGCACCTCCAGATTCTGGGGTTCCTCATTGGCCAGTGAACGAAACATTTCAAAGGCTTTATCCAGTTCGCCAAGTTCGTAATAGGCTTTGGCCAGTAATAATTTCCCTTTGTTGGAAATAGCCAGATTTTCTAAAATATCTTTTACTTTTGCCCATGAGTTATCTTTCGTCAGATGTGAAGCCAAAGATTCCGCAAAAATAGCTTCACTCGGCGCTAAAGAATAAGCTTTTTCAAGGGCCGCCAACGGATTTTTGCCTATTTTTTGCAGGAAAAGTCCTAAGTTGTAGTGAAGCATGGGGTCTTTTGGCGAAATAGAGATAGCCCGTCTGAGGGCTTTTTCACTTTTTTCAAAGTCTCGTAGCTCAAGATATATATAAGCCAAGCTATTTAAAAGCTCTACCGGCTGCGGGGTCTCAGCTTCGGCCTCAAGATAACACTTTAAAGCGCCAAATAAGTCTCCCATATCTAGCAGAACATCTCCCAAGACATGAAGGCTATAAGGCTCAAAGACTACTGGTTTCTCATGAGGGAGTCTTTTGGCGTGCTCAAAAGCGGCCCAAAGTTCTTTTAAAGGCGAAGACGTTTTTTTAGGCGGCCTGACCCCTGCCCTTAAAGAAAGAGAAGAAAGCAGCGTTGTTAGGTTATCTATACTTTCAGTGAGGACAAAAATGGCTTCATTTTCAGATAAAAATAAATTCCCTTTTGCTTTTTTAAGTAAACAATTTAGGGAATCTCTTGGCCCTTTGGCCCATACAAGTATGTGTCCATTAGCCTCTTTAAGTAATTTTTTGAAAAAGGCTCGATGTTCGAAAATAACGGAAACAGGAAAGTAATCTTCTCCCTTTTCCGTAAGCCAGCAGAAACCAAAATTCTCAGATAGTAATAAAGTTTCAAGGGCCTGTTTCACGTCATCAGGTGAGGTTAGCAAACAAGAAATAGCCGAAAACTCTATCCCTTCTTGCCACAAACTTTTCAAGAATGATCTGGGTTTTATTTCCTCCGCAGGCACAAAATAAATTTTTGTTGATAGGGCATAAACTTTTTCAGGAAGGGTGACAGATTTATTTAATTTCAGAAGAAATCCAGTAAGTTTTCTTTTCTCTAACTCTCGCTTCAAAAATTCAGGACCAGGCCGTTCTTTGATAAATCGTTCTTTAACAAGCAAGTACAAAGTTTGCTCAAAGTAAGCTAGGAGCAATGATTGCCACTTTTTTAATTCTTCTTCGGGAGGCAGAGGGTCAAATTGTAAATAAGCTATCTTTTCTCCATTAAACTTTAAAGGTAAATGTCCATCTTCTGCTGAAAGTTTAAATTTTACTGGCAAAAGAGGCGAAACGGTCTCGGAAAGTAAAGGTAAAAGATGCTTAAGGGCCCAACTAGAAAGTGTTTTCACTAGGCCTCCCCTAATATGTTAGCTAATACCTCAGTAATAACAGAAAACTCTTCAGGAAAAACTGTTCTCATATCAAGTAAAAAGCGTTCATTTTCTATACGACCTATAATCGGTGGAGAGGAGTTTCTTAAGGCACGCTCTAACTTAGCTGCTGTAAACTTAGGTGTATCAATAACTAAAGCATAAGATATCGGATTGGAAAGAGGCATAGCACCGCCACCTACACGAGACGTAGTCTGAATTATTTTTAGACTGACTTCTTTAGGCAATTTCTTTCTTAAGCGGCGTCTGAGCTGTTTTGCCTTTTTCTTTATTTCTTCAGGCGGCAGAGAGATAAAATACAAAGTAGGTATTTTAGAAAGGGCCTCTTTTTCATCGCGATAAAGCCTAAGGGTAGCCTCAAGCCCGGCTATGGTCATTTTGTCTATTCTTACCGCCCGGTTAAGGGGATTTTTGCGTATTTGTTCTATAAGTTCTTTTCGGCCTACAATAATACCTGCCTGTGGGCCACCCAAAAGTTTATCTCCAGAGAAAGTTACCACATCAATTCCTGAGGCCAAAACCTCTTGGACTGTGGGCTCTTTGGGGAGCCCAAACTTGGTTAAATCAACAAAACAACCACTTCCCAAGTCTTCTACAACTGGCAGGTTATATTTTCGACCAAGCTCCACTAGTTCTTTGCCAGAGACCTCTTTAGTAAAACCGAGTAAGGCGTAATTACTTTTGTGGACTTTAAGGAGCAAAGCTGTATTTTCATTAATGGCTTCTTCGTAATCACGCAGATGAGTACGATTGGTAGTCCCCACTTCTCTCAATATGGCCCCTGAACGGACCATCACGTCAGGGATACGAAAAGAGCCCCCAATTTCTACCAATTCCCCGCGAGAAACAATAACCTCTTTCCCAAGCGCCAGGGTGTTTAAAGTTAAAAGCACAGCTGCGGCGTTATTATTGACCACCAACGCTGCTTCAGCCCCGGTAATCTCGCGAACAATTTTTTCTATATGGACATATCGGCTACCACGCTTACCTTCGGCCAAATCATATTCCAGATTAGAATAGTAAGCAGCCACTTCTTGTATAGCTTCTAAAGCCTCTTTGGCTAAAGGCGAACGTCCGAGATTGGTATGGACGACCACACCCGTAGCATTTATGACTCGCCTAAGACTTGGCGTTAATTTTTCTTGTAAAACTTTTTGAGCTAATTCGAAGACTTCTTCTTTTGAAAGAGAAATTCTTTTCCCTTCTAAAATTTCACTTCTTATTTGAGAAGCTGCCTCTCTGGCCGCAAGAAGCAAAAGTTTTTCTGGAACTTGAGGAAAGCAAGAACTAAGTCGTTCTTTAAGCTCATTTATAGGCGGAATAGAAGCAAACATAACCTGTTTTTCCATTAAGCCACTCCCACAAAATTTTCGTTCTGAAAGATAGGCCAAATAAGGATTTTTGTAAATAATAAATAAAAGAGTCGAAATTTAATTTTTTAAAAAATTTTTCCGAAAAGGAACAAAAAAAGAGGTAAATCAATGGTTGTTCCACCTTTCCCGAAAAAATTTGAAAACATTCCTACGGATATGACTACCCCTGCAAATCTTATTCAGACCTTTGGCGGGGAATTGTTTACAGGATTATTAAGAGTTTCCTTCAATAACAATCACGAATTGATAGGGC from Thermodesulfatator indicus DSM 15286 harbors:
- a CDS encoding amphi-Trp domain-containing protein; protein product: MAQEKVLFKSEEPKSLAEVADFLKTLAEKIVQGKITLRKGSEEITLAIPENVILEIKAEEKIKTSKTKYSLEIEIEWKEGETEGPLTLG
- the selA gene encoding L-seryl-tRNA(Sec) selenium transferase, coding for MEKQVMFASIPPINELKERLSSCFPQVPEKLLLLAAREAASQIRSEILEGKRISLSKEEVFELAQKVLQEKLTPSLRRVINATGVVVHTNLGRSPLAKEALEAIQEVAAYYSNLEYDLAEGKRGSRYVHIEKIVREITGAEAALVVNNNAAAVLLTLNTLALGKEVIVSRGELVEIGGSFRIPDVMVRSGAILREVGTTNRTHLRDYEEAINENTALLLKVHKSNYALLGFTKEVSGKELVELGRKYNLPVVEDLGSGCFVDLTKFGLPKEPTVQEVLASGIDVVTFSGDKLLGGPQAGIIVGRKELIEQIRKNPLNRAVRIDKMTIAGLEATLRLYRDEKEALSKIPTLYFISLPPEEIKKKAKQLRRRLRKKLPKEVSLKIIQTTSRVGGGAMPLSNPISYALVIDTPKFTAAKLERALRNSSPPIIGRIENERFLLDMRTVFPEEFSVITEVLANILGEA
- a CDS encoding MBL fold metallo-hydrolase is translated as MRLTVLGSGTGWPRLERGAPGYLLQIEKENILLDIGPGTIPRILKTGLTLPDIDAIFLSHFHPDHVTDLIPFFFATRYSLGYNRQKPFLLVAGDGFSSFFEGLKSAFGKWVVPPLGLLEIQELSCTYEAAFMCPPFTVRSAPVKHNPESLAYRFEYQGKSLVYSGDTDYTENLVKLAHEADLLILECSAPEGMKKEGHLTPSLCGRIAGEARVKKLMLTHFYPPCDETDLISPCRAFYDGEIILAIDFLTFEL
- a CDS encoding tetratricopeptide repeat protein, giving the protein MKTLSSWALKHLLPLLSETVSPLLPVKFKLSAEDGHLPLKFNGEKIAYLQFDPLPPEEELKKWQSLLLAYFEQTLYLLVKERFIKERPGPEFLKRELEKRKLTGFLLKLNKSVTLPEKVYALSTKIYFVPAEEIKPRSFLKSLWQEGIEFSAISCLLTSPDDVKQALETLLLSENFGFCWLTEKGEDYFPVSVIFEHRAFFKKLLKEANGHILVWAKGPRDSLNCLLKKAKGNLFLSENEAIFVLTESIDNLTTLLSSLSLRAGVRPPKKTSSPLKELWAAFEHAKRLPHEKPVVFEPYSLHVLGDVLLDMGDLFGALKCYLEAEAETPQPVELLNSLAYIYLELRDFEKSEKALRRAISISPKDPMLHYNLGLFLQKIGKNPLAALEKAYSLAPSEAIFAESLASHLTKDNSWAKVKDILENLAISNKGKLLLAKAYYELGELDKAFEMFRSLANEEPQNLEVLGYLALLYIQLKGEFEVAEAVISQLNTSDSLKSLAENIRFFLEARA